A window of the Tunturibacter empetritectus genome harbors these coding sequences:
- a CDS encoding DUF6798 domain-containing protein: MATSIASQLSSVELELERYRRERSFAAWLVTVLTFSALLIHGYHPYAEDGGIYLPEIKRLLDPELYPYGAEFVVGHLRYSVFAPLMAGLVRESRLSLEMVLLVVHLASVWMTLFAVWLLAARCYGSREARSGAVALLAMWLTIPIAGTSLMLMDPYVTARSLSTPCALLALVGALQFFSPQFEMEGERRRGLALCCGALMGAAMMHPLMGAYALGSVLVLGAEMSASRLVRVWGTVGLCLTAVMVAAGVQLSAPAESAAYQRVMLTREYWFLSQWHWYEWIGLAAPLIILAIVALKCGRDVEVVRVGLARAAMVSGGTAIAVALLFAREGAAVHQVARLQPLRVFQLVYVVMILVVGATLGGRVLRRRVWGWVAAFSVLAVVMLRVGCEIFPASRHVELPSAMGLVGGGLGNRWEQAFVWIRENTPKDAVFALDAHYTVREGEDAQGFRAIAERSSLPDSKDGGTASNRPELTEEWSQGMALQTGLGGGFRGDSERGRVAALKAVGATWVILERDAPTGFGCAYENDSVKVCRLP; the protein is encoded by the coding sequence TTGGCTACATCGATCGCATCACAGCTCTCTTCGGTAGAGCTCGAACTGGAGCGGTACCGGCGGGAACGAAGTTTTGCCGCTTGGTTGGTGACTGTGCTGACGTTTTCTGCGTTGCTGATCCACGGCTATCACCCCTATGCCGAGGATGGGGGCATCTACCTGCCTGAGATTAAACGGCTGCTGGATCCGGAGCTTTATCCGTATGGTGCGGAGTTTGTGGTGGGGCATCTGCGGTACTCGGTGTTTGCGCCGCTGATGGCTGGGCTGGTGCGTGAGTCGCGCCTGAGCCTGGAGATGGTGTTGCTGGTGGTACATCTGGCGAGTGTCTGGATGACGTTGTTTGCGGTGTGGCTGCTGGCGGCTCGCTGCTATGGGTCGCGTGAGGCGAGGAGCGGAGCGGTAGCGCTGCTGGCGATGTGGCTGACGATTCCGATTGCGGGGACGTCGCTGATGCTGATGGATCCGTATGTGACGGCGCGAAGTCTTTCGACACCCTGTGCGTTGCTGGCACTGGTTGGCGCGCTGCAGTTTTTCTCGCCACAGTTTGAGATGGAAGGAGAGCGGCGGCGCGGGCTGGCGCTTTGTTGTGGGGCGCTGATGGGCGCGGCGATGATGCATCCGCTGATGGGGGCTTATGCGCTGGGATCGGTGCTGGTGCTGGGTGCTGAGATGTCGGCTAGCCGGCTGGTGCGGGTGTGGGGGACGGTGGGGTTATGTTTGACGGCGGTGATGGTGGCGGCGGGAGTGCAGTTGTCGGCGCCGGCGGAGAGCGCGGCTTACCAGAGGGTTATGCTGACGCGGGAGTACTGGTTTCTTAGCCAATGGCATTGGTATGAGTGGATTGGGCTGGCGGCTCCGCTGATTATTCTTGCGATCGTTGCCTTGAAGTGTGGCCGCGATGTGGAGGTGGTGCGGGTGGGTTTGGCGCGTGCTGCGATGGTGTCCGGTGGGACGGCGATTGCGGTTGCGTTACTGTTTGCGCGAGAGGGCGCAGCGGTGCATCAGGTGGCAAGACTGCAACCTCTGCGGGTCTTCCAACTGGTGTATGTGGTGATGATTCTGGTGGTGGGAGCGACGCTTGGGGGGCGGGTGTTGCGGCGACGGGTGTGGGGATGGGTTGCTGCGTTCTCTGTGCTGGCGGTGGTTATGTTGCGGGTCGGCTGTGAGATCTTCCCGGCTTCAAGGCACGTTGAACTTCCGAGCGCAATGGGATTGGTTGGCGGGGGTTTGGGAAATCGATGGGAGCAGGCGTTTGTCTGGATCAGAGAGAACACGCCGAAGGATGCGGTGTTTGCGTTGGATGCTCACTACACGGTGAGGGAGGGGGAGGATGCTCAGGGCTTTCGCGCGATTGCGGAGCGGAGTTCGCTGCCGGACTCCAAAGATGGTGGGACGGCCTCGAACAGGCCGGAGCTTACGGAGGAGTGGTCGCAGGGGATGGCGCTGCAGACTGGGCTTGGTGGAGGGTTTCGCGGGGACTCGGAACGTGGCCGGGTTGCTGCGCTGAAGGCGGTTGGCGCGACGTGGGTGATTCTGGAGCGAGACGCTCCGACGGGGTTTGGGTGTGCTTACGAGAATGATTCGGTGAAGGTGTGCCGCCTGCCGTGA
- a CDS encoding DUF3857 domain-containing protein, with product MNHTSRRTLCLTLLSALTLLAAPFARAQWTVPTAEELSMTSQPEVPGAAAVYLFREETTEDKLHMFSTYVRLKVLTERGKEYANVELGYSHSSENGSTDIDDIQGRTIHPDGTIIPFTGKPYEKLVEKTQGIRFMAKVFTLPDVEVGSIIEYRYKLRLDDNWFRAPQWYIQSALYTRKAHYSWRPTDKQLLSSEDGGQLTNTISWTKILPAGADLKQTQLPSSAYAAGQYIFDLNVHDVPPAPEEDYMPPISSFTYRVLFYYSPYRNGDEYWKNEGKHWAKSRDKFIGPGPVVTAAVHDLVLPTDTPDQKLHKIYAAVMKLENASYTREHSSAEEKSQGLKEVHTTDDIWTRKRGNNDQIAALFVAMARAAGMKAYLAVVTSRDRSLFFPAYLSMSQLDDDIAIVNVDGKDQFFDPGSRYCPYQHLAWKHTQVGGLRQMDGGAGTVETPGETYLYSKTTRIADLTMDEHGEVSGIMKLTYTGSPALHWRQRALTGDDESLKRELRTNVERLMPAGADIEVTTIEKLEDYEQPLVVNLSFKGNLGSATGKRLLIPADIFEVNAKPAFPHEKRDIPVYFPYSRTNQDAVRIKFPPSFKVESLPASNKENFQKFALYSLNSESTPNSFTVRRDYFLAEIFFKTEEYADLRSFYSKIENKDQETVVLTTTPAPAKPTPAGN from the coding sequence ATGAACCACACCTCACGCCGCACCCTCTGCCTCACTCTGCTCTCTGCCTTGACTCTCCTCGCCGCACCCTTCGCCCGCGCGCAGTGGACCGTCCCCACCGCGGAAGAACTCTCCATGACCTCACAGCCCGAGGTCCCCGGAGCCGCCGCCGTCTACCTCTTCCGCGAAGAGACCACCGAAGACAAGCTCCACATGTTCAGCACCTACGTCCGGCTCAAAGTCCTCACCGAGCGCGGTAAGGAGTACGCCAACGTCGAGCTCGGATACTCGCACTCCAGCGAAAACGGCTCCACGGACATAGACGACATTCAGGGCAGAACCATTCACCCCGATGGCACCATCATCCCCTTCACCGGCAAACCCTACGAGAAGCTCGTCGAAAAGACACAGGGCATTCGCTTCATGGCCAAGGTCTTTACCCTGCCGGACGTCGAAGTGGGCAGCATCATCGAATACCGTTACAAGCTGCGGCTCGACGATAACTGGTTCAGGGCGCCGCAGTGGTACATCCAGTCCGCTCTCTACACCCGCAAAGCCCACTATTCCTGGCGGCCCACCGACAAACAACTCCTCTCGAGCGAAGACGGCGGCCAACTCACCAACACAATCTCCTGGACCAAAATCCTTCCTGCGGGCGCCGATCTAAAACAAACCCAGCTTCCCAGCAGCGCCTATGCCGCGGGCCAGTACATCTTCGATCTCAACGTTCACGATGTTCCTCCCGCTCCCGAGGAGGATTACATGCCGCCCATCTCCAGCTTTACCTATCGCGTCCTCTTCTACTACTCTCCCTATCGCAACGGCGACGAGTACTGGAAGAACGAAGGCAAGCACTGGGCAAAGAGTCGTGACAAGTTCATCGGACCCGGCCCCGTCGTCACCGCAGCCGTGCACGACCTCGTCCTTCCAACCGACACGCCGGATCAAAAGCTGCACAAGATCTACGCCGCCGTCATGAAGCTCGAAAACGCCAGCTACACCCGCGAGCACTCCAGCGCTGAAGAAAAGTCTCAGGGCCTCAAAGAAGTTCACACCACCGACGACATCTGGACCCGGAAGCGCGGCAACAACGATCAGATCGCGGCACTCTTCGTAGCCATGGCGCGCGCCGCCGGCATGAAAGCCTATCTCGCCGTGGTCACCAGCCGTGATCGCAGCCTCTTCTTTCCCGCGTATCTCAGCATGTCGCAACTCGATGACGACATAGCCATCGTCAACGTCGACGGCAAGGACCAGTTCTTCGATCCAGGCTCGCGCTACTGTCCCTACCAGCATCTTGCGTGGAAGCACACCCAGGTGGGCGGTCTCCGGCAGATGGATGGGGGCGCAGGAACGGTAGAAACTCCGGGTGAGACTTATCTCTACTCGAAGACCACACGAATCGCCGACCTGACCATGGACGAGCACGGCGAAGTCTCCGGCATCATGAAGCTGACCTACACCGGATCTCCCGCTCTTCATTGGAGGCAGCGTGCCCTCACCGGCGACGACGAAAGCCTCAAACGCGAACTTCGCACGAACGTCGAACGTCTCATGCCTGCTGGAGCCGACATCGAGGTCACCACCATCGAGAAGCTCGAAGACTACGAACAACCCCTCGTCGTCAACCTCTCCTTCAAAGGAAACCTCGGCTCCGCCACCGGCAAACGCCTCCTCATCCCCGCTGACATCTTCGAGGTCAACGCAAAGCCTGCATTCCCCCACGAGAAACGAGACATCCCCGTATATTTCCCATACTCCCGCACCAATCAAGACGCTGTCCGCATCAAGTTCCCGCCGTCCTTTAAAGTAGAATCTCTCCCCGCCAGCAACAAGGAGAACTTTCAGAAATTTGCTCTATACAGCTTGAATTCAGAGTCCACCCCGAATAGCTTTACCGTCCGCAGAGACTACTTTCTGGCAGAGATCTTCTTCAAAACCGAAGAGTACGCCGACCTCCGTAGCTTTTACTCCAAGATCGAGAACAAAGATCAGGAGACGGTCGTCCTCACCACCACACCGGCTCCCGCCAAACCAACCCCGGCAGGGAACTGA
- the smpB gene encoding SsrA-binding protein SmpB encodes MARSMSNTIAAHQPKPVVKEKDRDPVAAGKRDAAFNRSASFNYFLTDKFEAGVALRGTEVKSIREGKANLKDAYGLLKDGECFLLNAHIGPFSHGNAMNHDSLRTRKLLLHKSEVRKLEGMTKQKGFTLIPTRLYFRNGRVKCEIALAKGKQEWDKRATERKREADNEAKAAVARSQRG; translated from the coding sequence ATGGCACGTTCTATGTCCAACACGATAGCCGCCCACCAGCCCAAACCGGTGGTGAAGGAGAAGGACCGCGATCCGGTGGCGGCGGGCAAGCGGGATGCCGCGTTCAACCGGTCGGCTAGTTTTAACTATTTTTTGACAGACAAGTTCGAGGCCGGGGTGGCGCTGCGTGGGACCGAGGTGAAGTCGATCCGTGAGGGCAAGGCGAATCTGAAGGACGCTTATGGGCTGCTGAAGGACGGCGAGTGTTTTCTGCTGAATGCGCACATTGGACCGTTCTCTCATGGGAATGCGATGAATCATGATTCGCTGCGTACGAGGAAGCTGCTGCTGCATAAGAGCGAGGTGCGGAAGCTCGAGGGTATGACGAAGCAGAAGGGATTTACGCTGATCCCGACACGACTTTATTTTCGCAATGGGCGGGTGAAGTGCGAGATTGCTCTGGCGAAGGGCAAGCAGGAGTGGGACAAACGCGCCACGGAACGCAAGCGCGAGGCCGATAACGAGGCCAAGGCCGCGGTGGCCCGGAGTCAACGAGGGTAG
- a CDS encoding lysylphosphatidylglycerol synthase transmembrane domain-containing protein: MSAVANSRNLLKTIPGLLISAFFLWYTFHNIPLNEFRSLRLAHPVWILGVLAFTAASYTLRCVRWSQMMPRNGRSLRAHFAVCARVLMTSLAANNILPLRIGDIMRIFTYSDDLGTAPSVILSTVILEKLLDIFVLVLLFVSTVGSIATPRLRLIANISLAVSAIGLLILLVAARSLQAPVQRLFTRLPDSPLLKKIEHWITLALDATGRLGVVGSLLLLFQSVVIWTCEGMIFLSAIRLLGLSVDRIAAWLAVSFANLSYLIPSSPGAIGPFELAVKTSLVNHGASMSQSAVFGLAIHVWMLLSVTGAGGIIFLLHRIRIHNHKPLLEEIEDLPATLP; the protein is encoded by the coding sequence ATGAGCGCCGTCGCCAACAGCCGCAACCTGCTGAAGACCATCCCCGGCCTTCTCATCAGCGCCTTTTTTCTCTGGTACACCTTTCACAACATCCCGCTCAACGAGTTTCGCTCCCTCCGCCTCGCGCACCCCGTGTGGATCCTTGGCGTCCTCGCCTTCACTGCCGCCAGCTACACCCTGCGTTGCGTTCGCTGGAGCCAGATGATGCCGCGCAACGGCCGCTCCCTCCGCGCCCACTTCGCCGTCTGCGCCCGCGTCCTCATGACCTCGCTCGCCGCCAACAACATCCTCCCCCTGCGCATCGGCGACATCATGCGTATCTTCACCTATTCCGACGACCTCGGCACCGCGCCCTCCGTCATCCTCAGCACCGTCATCCTCGAAAAGCTCCTCGACATCTTCGTCCTCGTCCTTCTCTTTGTCTCGACCGTAGGCAGCATCGCCACGCCGCGCCTCCGCCTCATCGCCAACATCTCCCTCGCCGTCTCAGCCATCGGCCTGCTCATCCTCCTCGTAGCGGCGCGCAGCCTGCAGGCTCCCGTGCAGCGGCTCTTCACCCGTCTTCCCGACTCCCCACTGCTGAAGAAAATCGAACACTGGATCACCCTCGCCCTTGACGCAACCGGCCGCCTTGGCGTCGTCGGTTCTCTTCTTCTGCTCTTTCAATCGGTTGTCATCTGGACCTGCGAAGGCATGATCTTCCTCTCGGCCATCCGTCTCCTCGGCCTTTCGGTAGACCGCATCGCTGCCTGGCTAGCCGTCTCCTTCGCCAACCTCTCCTATCTCATTCCCAGCTCCCCCGGAGCCATCGGCCCCTTCGAACTCGCCGTCAAAACTTCCCTCGTCAATCACGGCGCGTCGATGTCGCAATCCGCGGTCTTCGGCCTCGCGATTCACGTCTGGATGCTCCTCTCGGTCACCGGAGCAGGTGGCATCATCTTCCTCCTTCATCGCATCCGCATCCACAATCACAAGCCCCTCCTCGAAGAAATTGAAGATCTGCCGGCCACGCTGCCATAA
- a CDS encoding arginine--tRNA ligase has product MYRTIQQSLLARIQAILLAKYDVTLTNPGAPQLVIEQPPSITLGELALPVAFELAKRLRKAPRAIATELAAELTAALPTLEGVASVEVAGAGYLNIRLDRAAAVRRIAADQHADIGGPRFALVEHTSINPNKAAHIGHLRNAILGDTFQRLLRPDTFKTGYEVGVQNYIDNTGVQVADVVVGLVYLEGKTLTSTRELLTELLETNQRIDFYCWDLYARVSQWYTADSEHIAARKQIRLDTLHALEIGHNDTADIADLISTAVLRRHLDTMQRLNIEYDFLPRESEILSLHFWDAARELMLEKGVLYLETAGKNKGCYVMRRAGTLEERAGTSEEIATADSSLPDEDAKVIVRSNGTVTYVGKDIAYHLWKFGLLPGKDFGYAKFHEYPSHCCWISTTHGETPHPTFGKADAIYNVIDSRQNDPQNNVIAALRGMGYTEAADRYTHFSYEMVALTPRCAVELGYTISEEDQKKPFIEVSGRKGFGVKADDLLDRLIAAAKSEVDTRHPEIESAQRLTIATQIAVGALRYFMLRFTRNTIIAFDFKDALSFEGETGPYVQYAIVRAANIFRKANTTAAASLAAIATLDLSNILDTEEGSSLWETWLLASKLTLLIEQCIATAEPAYLAKYAFQLAQQFNNFYHRHHVLNEADPTRKALLLATAAVAQREMTRALAYLGIEAPPVM; this is encoded by the coding sequence ATGTATCGCACAATCCAGCAGTCTCTATTGGCCCGCATCCAAGCCATCCTCCTCGCAAAGTACGACGTCACCCTTACGAACCCGGGCGCCCCGCAACTTGTTATAGAGCAGCCCCCCAGCATTACCCTCGGCGAACTAGCCCTCCCCGTCGCCTTCGAGCTGGCTAAGCGCCTCCGCAAAGCCCCCCGTGCCATCGCAACGGAACTAGCAGCCGAACTCACCGCAGCCCTCCCCACACTAGAAGGCGTCGCCAGCGTAGAAGTAGCGGGCGCAGGCTACCTCAATATCCGCCTCGACCGCGCCGCCGCCGTCCGCCGCATCGCCGCCGACCAGCACGCCGACATCGGCGGCCCCCGCTTCGCCCTCGTCGAGCACACCAGCATCAACCCCAACAAGGCCGCCCACATCGGCCACCTCCGCAACGCCATCCTCGGCGACACCTTCCAGCGCCTCCTCCGCCCCGACACCTTCAAAACCGGCTACGAAGTAGGCGTGCAAAACTACATCGACAACACCGGCGTCCAGGTCGCAGACGTAGTCGTAGGCCTCGTCTACCTCGAAGGCAAGACCCTCACCAGCACCCGCGAACTCCTCACCGAGCTCCTCGAGACCAACCAGCGCATTGACTTCTACTGCTGGGATCTCTACGCCCGCGTCTCCCAGTGGTACACCGCAGATTCTGAACACATCGCAGCCCGAAAACAGATCCGCCTCGACACTCTTCACGCCCTCGAGATCGGCCACAACGACACCGCAGACATCGCCGACCTCATCTCCACCGCCGTCCTGCGCCGCCACCTCGACACCATGCAGCGCCTCAACATCGAGTACGACTTCCTCCCCCGCGAAAGCGAGATTTTAAGCCTGCACTTCTGGGACGCAGCCCGCGAACTCATGCTCGAAAAAGGTGTCCTCTACCTCGAGACCGCAGGCAAGAACAAAGGCTGCTACGTCATGCGTCGCGCCGGCACGTTAGAGGAACGCGCAGGCACATCAGAAGAAATAGCAACCGCAGACTCCAGCCTGCCCGACGAAGACGCCAAGGTCATAGTCCGCTCCAACGGCACCGTCACCTACGTCGGCAAGGACATCGCCTACCACCTCTGGAAGTTCGGCCTCCTCCCCGGCAAGGACTTCGGCTACGCAAAATTTCACGAGTACCCCTCGCACTGTTGCTGGATCTCCACGACCCACGGAGAAACCCCACACCCCACCTTCGGCAAAGCCGACGCCATCTACAACGTCATCGACTCCCGCCAGAACGACCCACAGAACAACGTCATCGCCGCCCTTCGCGGCATGGGCTACACCGAAGCCGCCGACCGCTACACCCACTTCAGCTACGAGATGGTCGCCCTCACCCCGCGCTGCGCCGTCGAACTTGGCTACACCATCAGCGAAGAAGATCAGAAGAAGCCCTTCATCGAAGTCAGCGGACGCAAGGGCTTCGGCGTCAAAGCCGACGACCTCCTCGATCGCCTCATCGCCGCCGCCAAATCCGAAGTAGACACCCGCCACCCCGAGATCGAATCCGCCCAGCGCCTCACCATCGCTACGCAAATCGCAGTAGGAGCCCTCCGCTACTTCATGCTCCGCTTCACCCGCAACACCATCATCGCCTTCGACTTCAAAGACGCCCTCAGCTTCGAAGGCGAGACCGGCCCCTATGTCCAGTACGCCATCGTCCGCGCCGCAAACATCTTTCGCAAGGCCAACACCACCGCAGCCGCATCCCTGGCCGCAATCGCAACACTTGACCTGTCGAATATCCTCGACACCGAAGAGGGAAGCAGCCTCTGGGAGACATGGCTCCTCGCCTCAAAACTAACGCTGTTGATCGAGCAATGCATAGCCACCGCCGAGCCGGCCTACCTCGCCAAGTACGCCTTCCAGCTAGCCCAGCAGTTCAACAACTTCTACCACCGCCACCACGTCCTCAACGAAGCCGACCCCACCCGAAAAGCCCTCCTGCTAGCCACCGCCGCAGTAGCCCAACGCGAGATGACCCGCGCCCTTGCCTATCTAGGCATCGAAGCCCCACCCGTTATGTAA
- a CDS encoding leucyl aminopeptidase, translating into MDTKLLFQDAAGFQTPLLAVFAVDIAVGKDAEPLVALLTTSDSVADSAAKVLASGEFKATVGETLLLHGPNGLKTERLLVVGLGKAKGLSVDEVRKGAGTAVRAAKPLGVREMAIAFPEDHALDDEHLETLPCALLSRVLVEGAEVAEKDWDTYRSERKDRSVRSLSVIAKEAEKSTRAEIQEGFDAGVIVASAQNFARSLVNEPGNVLTPTELGKRAAAMCSEMGLKCEVHSTVKLLELKMGAFAAVAQGSEQPPALIVMTYEPKLGKGEAPTKDAPVLGLVGKGITFDTGGISIKPGDGMEKMKYDMAGAAAMIGAMRAIAQLKPRVKVIGIVCSAENMPDGKAYRPGDVVTAMSGKTIEVINTDAEGRLVLADGLHYAKTLGCTHLIDAATLTGACVVALGIVNVGLFSNDEPTWQKFTDATKISGEKFWRLPCTDDYKDQIKSHIADMRNTGANRWGGAISAAMFLKEFVGETPWLHLDIAGCAWHDENKPWIANGPSGVAVRSILEWVRGYSD; encoded by the coding sequence ATGGACACGAAGTTACTCTTTCAGGATGCTGCCGGGTTTCAAACGCCGCTGCTGGCTGTATTTGCCGTGGATATCGCTGTGGGCAAAGATGCTGAGCCGCTGGTGGCTTTGTTGACGACGTCGGATTCGGTGGCGGATTCGGCGGCGAAGGTTCTGGCGTCGGGCGAGTTCAAAGCTACGGTGGGCGAGACGTTGTTGCTGCATGGTCCGAATGGGTTGAAGACGGAGCGGTTGCTGGTGGTGGGGCTGGGCAAGGCGAAGGGCCTGTCGGTGGATGAGGTTCGCAAGGGTGCGGGGACTGCGGTGCGTGCGGCCAAGCCGCTGGGAGTCCGGGAGATGGCGATTGCGTTTCCTGAGGACCATGCGCTGGACGATGAACACCTGGAGACGCTGCCCTGTGCGTTGCTGTCGCGCGTGCTGGTGGAAGGTGCGGAGGTTGCGGAGAAGGATTGGGATACGTATCGGAGTGAACGGAAGGACCGGTCGGTGCGGTCGCTTTCGGTGATTGCGAAGGAGGCAGAGAAGTCAACCCGGGCGGAGATCCAGGAAGGCTTTGACGCTGGAGTGATTGTGGCGTCGGCGCAGAACTTTGCGCGGTCACTGGTGAATGAGCCCGGCAATGTGCTGACGCCAACGGAGCTTGGTAAGCGTGCGGCGGCGATGTGCTCGGAGATGGGATTGAAGTGCGAGGTGCATTCGACGGTGAAGCTGCTGGAGTTGAAGATGGGGGCGTTTGCCGCAGTAGCGCAGGGTTCGGAGCAGCCGCCAGCGCTGATTGTGATGACGTATGAGCCGAAGCTCGGGAAGGGTGAGGCGCCGACGAAGGATGCTCCAGTGCTGGGGCTGGTGGGGAAAGGGATTACGTTCGACACGGGCGGGATCTCGATCAAGCCGGGCGATGGCATGGAGAAGATGAAGTACGACATGGCCGGGGCGGCGGCTATGATCGGCGCGATGCGTGCGATTGCGCAGTTGAAGCCGAGGGTGAAGGTGATTGGGATTGTGTGCTCGGCGGAGAATATGCCGGATGGGAAGGCTTATCGGCCGGGCGATGTCGTGACGGCGATGTCGGGCAAGACGATTGAGGTGATCAACACAGACGCGGAGGGACGGCTGGTGCTGGCGGATGGTTTGCACTATGCGAAGACGCTGGGTTGCACGCATTTGATCGATGCGGCGACGCTGACGGGGGCTTGCGTGGTGGCGTTGGGGATTGTGAATGTGGGTTTGTTCTCGAACGATGAGCCGACTTGGCAGAAGTTTACGGACGCGACGAAGATCTCAGGGGAAAAGTTCTGGCGGCTTCCCTGCACCGATGATTACAAGGATCAGATCAAGAGCCATATTGCGGATATGAGGAATACGGGGGCGAATCGGTGGGGTGGGGCTATTTCGGCGGCGATGTTCTTGAAGGAGTTTGTGGGGGAGACGCCCTGGTTGCATCTGGATATCGCTGGGTGTGCCTGGCACGATGAGAATAAGCCTTGGATTGCGAATGGGCCTAGTGGCGTGGCGGTGAGGTCGATTCTGGAGTGGGTGCGGGGGTACTCAGACTAG